The DNA window TAAACTTTCTAGTGCTTCAGAAGCTGGGTTTTTAGGATTCGTGTTAAAACAAGATTTTGAGAACAGCCAAGAAGCTTATGGCTATTACGTTTACGAACGTAACGGAAAAGATTTCAATAAAATTATTACACTTGTATTAGAAAATGGAAAATGGCAAGAAATTCAAGTTTTACTCGAAGGAATTCCAACTGGCAATGTTCATCACGGAGGACGTTTAGTGATAGATGAAAACGGTACCCTTTTTGCGGCGATTGGTGATGCTTCTACTCTAGAACTTGCACAAGATTTAGGTTCAGTAAACGGTAAAATCTTAAAGCTCAATTCTTTTAATGAATTTGAAATATATTCATCAGGACACCGAAATCCGCAAGGTATTACTTGGGACGAAGACATCATGTACGCATCTGAACACGGTCAATCGGCAAATGACGAAATCAACATTATTGAAGAGGGCAATAATTACGGATGGCCAACCATCGAAGGCGAGACCACAAAAGGTGGATTAGAAGCTCCATTTTTCACCACCGGTTCTGACGATACTTGGGCACCAAGTGGCATTGCGATGCATCAAGGTCTCCTGTACGTTGCGGCACTTCGTGGGACTGCCATAAAAGTAGTCGACCCAGAAAATGCAAAAGTTATAAACTCGATCGAAGGCTTCGGTCGTGTCCGAGACGTTTTATCAGACGGAAAAGCTCTTTATTTTATCACCAATAATACTGATGGACGCGGTACGCCAGCAGATGACGATGATAAACTTTATAAATTGAATGAATAAGCAAAGGTGTATTGGATTTTTCCAATACACCTTTTTTATTTGCTATAAGAATTTCACCATCAGGTGTTCATCGATGTATTTTTCTGGCGTTTTCATCGCTTTTGAATCTGTTCCATACTTTTTAAAACCAAGCTGTTCATATAATGCGATAGCAGCCGTGTTTTCACATGCTACTGCTAAATCTAAACGTTCTAGCCCTTGCAAGGTTTTAGCAAATTCCAGAAGTTGTTGCATCAAGCGTCTAGACAACCCTTTACCTCTTTCACTAGGTGTTACATATACCGCATAGACTGATCCTCGGTGGTGTAACTTTGGTGCGAAATTGCGAACTAACGTTACATTTCCAATTAATTTATCTTCTGAAAAAGCACCAAACGTGAAGGCATTTTTCATTGCCAGGTTTTGGGCAGTTTTTTCAATTGGGTTTTTAAGCGCATCTTCTAGTATTGTCGCAAATGCATCCGGATTGTTTTCTAATGCCTCAATGCGCAAAGTGTAATACATTTGCGCATCCTCTACCGACAACTGGCGAAATTTCATAAGCAACATCCTTTTTTATATAAATTGCTGGGTGACTGTCCCTTTTCCATTTGCTATTCGAACTTCTGCATAAGCTCCGTTAACAAACGTAATTTGTGGCGGTACATGTCCCAAGTCAATATCGTAAGCAATCGGCAAATCGAGCTCTTCTGCTAAATCCTCGTACATTTTTTCTACTGTGTAGTCTTGAACTGGTTCGTTTGCAGGACTTCGCCCAAAAATTATACCGTTACAATGATCGAACCAACCCGCATATTTCATTTGCGTTAGCGATCGTTTTAAATCCGCAACAGGCAACTCACAATTCTCTAAAAACCAAACAACCGGTTCACCAGTAATGTATTCCTTTCTAAAATTTTGAACATCACCGTAAGGAGTTCCGATTAAATGGCGAATGACATCTATACAACCGCCTAATAAGCGGCCAGAAAAATTCTCTTCAGCTTTTGAAACAGTTTTCCAGATTGTCGGTTCATTCAAATGAAAGACTACTGGAGAAGGAACCGAATGATTCCATTCTCTTTGATACAACGCAGATGAACTTTGTACAACAGTACCTTCTGCTCCGGTTTTCAAAATAGATAGCCACCGACCTGTAGTGTCATCACATTTTTCACCGCGTAAGTCGATCAAGTTGGTACCGTGTGCTGTCGCAATCCCCGTTTTTAACGTAAACGCTAGCAACAAGACACTAAGATCTGAATAGCCTAGAATCCATTTTGGCTGCATCTTTGAGAAATCTAGATACTCCAGTATTTCAATTAGCAACTCCCCACCCCACGGCGGAAGGATCATGTCGATAGCAGAATCCGTCATCATATCCATCAATTCATCCGCACGCTTTTTAGCAGGCGCAGATTTTGCCATACTTTGAGTCCAAGCAGTATCACCTGTTACAAACGTGAATCCATTTTGCTCTTGCCTTCTAATCGCCTGTTTTAATAGCTCATGTTGTTCCTTACCAACTCCTGATGACGGAGCGGTTACGCCAATGGTCTTTATTATGGTTTCAGGATATCGAATCATTCAATAGTCCCCCTTTTGTTTTAAACAAAATAAAATAACGAAAAAATCATCGCTAGCAAAATACCTGCACCTGCACAGAACCATAATACATGTTTCACCATTTCGAAAAACTGACTTGGTTCTTTATCAAGTCTTTCTCCTTTAAACTGCGAAAAATCTGGTGGCGTCTCTCTTCTGTGCTTTGTTTTTTTCATGTACGTAGTTTTTGTTTCAGACATCGGGTTCATTGTCTTCCTCCTTGAATCATTAGCAATAGAATTTTTAATATATTTACCATTATACTAAAGTTAACTTGAGAATATAGTCCCCTTTTAGACTAATTGTAATTTTTCAATACTAACATTCAATCGACCTACTTGAAATAGTCTTTAGAGCGTATATGATAGAGATGAAACGATAAAAAAAGGGGGATTTGTGGATGAAAGTTTTAGTAGTTGGGGCTAATGGACAAATCGGTAGACATTTTGTAAAAATGCTAGCGCATAGTGATAAACACACACCAAAAGCGATGATCCGCAAAGAAGAACAAGTTAGTTTTTTTAATAGTTTGGGTGTAGAAACAGTATTAACTAGCCTCGAAGGCAGTGTCGAGGAAATTACAGAAGCGATGGAAGGTTGCGATGCGGTCGTTTTCGCAGCGGGCAGTGGTGGCAAAACTGGTGCAGACAAAACTTTGCTTATTGATTTAGATGGAGCGGCAAAAACTATAGAAGCTGCTGAGCGTACAGGAACTGAACGCTTTCTCATGATCAGTGCCATTAATGCAGACAAACGAGAAATGTGGAAAGAAGATATGGCTCATTACTATGTTGCTAAGCATCATGCTGATAATATTTTACGTGCGAGTGGATTGGTGTATACCATTATCCGGCCAGGTATCCTAACGAACGATTCTGGTACTGGTAAAATTTTGGCAGTAGAAGATTTAGATTCTGGTGAGATTTCACGTGAAGATGTAGCTCGCGTCTTATTAAACTCACTTGAGAACGAACATGTTTTCAATAAAACTTTTGCAGTTGTTGCTGGTGATAAAGAAATTGCAACAGCACTCGACCAATTATAATTTTAGTCATACAAAAAGGCTTCTGATTTGAGATCAGAAGCCTTTTAATAATTATTCTGCAATCGTTTTTAAATTTCTGAATCCCATAATCAGTTGAAATATAAATGCAATCGAACAAATAATGATTGCTGCATAGCCAAGCATACCGATTGGCGTCATCATAAATGTTTGAATAACGAGTAACGCCATCATTACTGCAATGGCAAAATTCACAATATATGGTCTATTGTAAAACTTTTTAGAAGCAATACCTACGAAAATTGCTACAGCAATGATTAATATCAATAAAATACTTCCCATTTTTCTCCCTCACCCTTTTGCTTTGTCTCTTGTAAGTTTAGCATTTATCTTATTTGTCCGATAGAGTACCCGGGATTTTTTTGTAAGCCATTTTTTTTATAATTTTCTCGTGTTCCGGGAACCGTTCCAATAAATCAGACTGCACCAACAATTCAAAGTCAGCAAAATCAAAGCCTGGTGAAACCATACAACCCATTAATGAGAATGCATTTTTTACTTCTACTGTCGATCCAAATATGCTGCCTTTTTCTACTAGAACTTGCGGACGTTCACCAGAAGCGATGTCCAAGCCTAGCTTTTCCGCACGGTAATTGCCGTTTGCATCGAGGATATGCACAGTAACAGCTTCCCCGGCATGAAAATACCAGAGTTCATCTGATTTTAACCGATGAAAATGTGAAATGTCATGGGACTGCAATAGGAAATAAATGCTGGTGTATAAATTCCGTTCTTCGGGATGGTCTGATGTGGTAATTTTTTCAGGTGATGCAAAGGATTGCTTGTAGTAGCCTCCTTCGGGATGCGCAGTCATATCTAAACGTGTAATCCACTCTTCTGCATTCATCGATGCCAGCTCCTATTCTCTATTTGTTTTCATTCAAAAAATTATGAAACTTTCCATCAATCTAGACGTATTCATTATATAACATAATTCTATTCTAAAAAAAAGGAGGAGTAAAAATGAATAACCATGAAATAGACTACAAATTGCACGGTGACGATATGCAGTTTGTCGAAGTAGAACTAGATCCTTCGGAAACGGTCATTGCAGAAGCTGGCGCATTGATGATGATGGAAGATGGCATCGACATGGAAACGATTTTTGGTGACGGCTCTCAAAGTTCTGGTGGTAGTGGATTGATGGGTAAATTAATGGGTGCGGGCAAGCGAATTATTACCGGCGAAAGTTTATTTATGACCACATTCACAAACAATGGAACAGGTAAACGACATGTTTCTTTTGCTGCTCCTTATCCTGGCAAAATTATTCCAATGGATTTAAGTACTTTAAATGGAAAAATCATTTGTCAAAAAGATGCTTTTTTAGCTGCAGCTAAAGGTGTTTCAATCGGCATTGAATTTCAACGAAAAATCGGCGCTGGCTTTTTTGGAGGCGAAGGATTTATCATGCAAAAATTAGAAGGCGATGGTTTAGCCTTTGTTCACGCAGGCGGCACAATTTACCGCAAAAATCTACAAAAAGGAGAAGTTTTACGTGTAGATACAGGTTGTTTAGTCGCCATGACGGGTGATGTGAATTATAACATTGAAGCTGTACCTGGTATTAAAACCGCTTTATTTGGGGGTGAGGGCTTATTCTTTGCGACTTTACGAGGTCCTGGTAGCGTGTGGATTCAATCGATGCCATTTAGTCGTTTAGCAAGTCGAGTATTTGCGGCAGCTCCGCAAAACCCTGCTGGACGTTCAAAAGGCGAAGGTAGTGCGGCGGGTGGATTATTCGATCTACTCGGTGGTAGATAGTCATTTAACTTAACAAAGTAATTGAAGACGTCTCATCATTTCCTTACAAGTTTATGATGAGACGTCTTTTTCTGTTTTGTTGACATTCTTCATTGTCCATGAGATTATTGCCTAACGACCGTTAGGAAGGTGAATTATATGAAAGCTGATCTTATTTTAAAAACTGCTGTAAGTCATTTTGCAAAAGAAGGTTACGAAGGTGCCTCACTCAGCAAAATTGCTGAAGAAGTCGGAATTAAAAAGCCATCGATATACGCTCACTACAAAGGAAAAGATGATTTATTTCTTTCAGCACTCTACTATTCTCTCGATACTCAAAAAGCTCAAATAGCCAGCTACTTTAACTCCATGAGAAATGATTCATTAGAATCTCTTCTTTTTGGCTATTTTGATTGGTTCGCTAAAGAAAGCCAAGATAACGAACGCATGAAGTTTATTTTACGGGTTGCTTATTTTCCGCCACTTAAACTTGAAAAAGAAGTTGGACAGCTGTTTAATCCCTTTTTCGATAGCATGCATTTGCATTTAACACGTTTGTTGCGAGAACGCCATCGCCATGAAAAAGTTTTGTACTCAGAAGATTTCTCTAATATGGCTTTAGCCTATTTGACAATGACCGAAGGAACAATGACTGAACTTGTTTATACCAGTGTTGAAAGATATAAAGAACGTCTACAGGCTGTTTGGCCAATTTTTTGGCGCGGCTTGACTAAGTGATAAATAATTATTAAAACGATTTACAAGGCACGATGAATATAAGGAGATCGCTACATGAAATCAAATAAACTCGTACTTTCCACATTATTGCTCAATTTATTTATCGCATTTCTAGGAATCGGACTTGTCATTCCAGTTACCCCAACCATTATGAATGAATTAAACATTTCAGGAACTGTTGTCGGTTATATGGTGTCAGCTTTCGCATTAGCTCAACTTATTGTGTCCCCTATTGCTGGGCGTTGGGTTGACAATATTGGACGCAAACCAATGATTATTATT is part of the Planococcus sp. PAMC 21323 genome and encodes:
- a CDS encoding PQQ-dependent sugar dehydrogenase translates to MKKILMALFSIVLLAGCTNSAADPDKATAPFEEIATGLETPWAINKIGDEFYISERTGNIAYIDKDGKMTRQEVNFSDKLSSASEAGFLGFVLKQDFENSQEAYGYYVYERNGKDFNKIITLVLENGKWQEIQVLLEGIPTGNVHHGGRLVIDENGTLFAAIGDASTLELAQDLGSVNGKILKLNSFNEFEIYSSGHRNPQGITWDEDIMYASEHGQSANDEINIIEEGNNYGWPTIEGETTKGGLEAPFFTTGSDDTWAPSGIAMHQGLLYVAALRGTAIKVVDPENAKVINSIEGFGRVRDVLSDGKALYFITNNTDGRGTPADDDDKLYKLNE
- a CDS encoding GNAT family N-acetyltransferase is translated as MKFRQLSVEDAQMYYTLRIEALENNPDAFATILEDALKNPIEKTAQNLAMKNAFTFGAFSEDKLIGNVTLVRNFAPKLHHRGSVYAVYVTPSERGKGLSRRLMQQLLEFAKTLQGLERLDLAVACENTAAIALYEQLGFKKYGTDSKAMKTPEKYIDEHLMVKFL
- a CDS encoding S66 family peptidase, which encodes MIRYPETIIKTIGVTAPSSGVGKEQHELLKQAIRRQEQNGFTFVTGDTAWTQSMAKSAPAKKRADELMDMMTDSAIDMILPPWGGELLIEILEYLDFSKMQPKWILGYSDLSVLLLAFTLKTGIATAHGTNLIDLRGEKCDDTTGRWLSILKTGAEGTVVQSSSALYQREWNHSVPSPVVFHLNEPTIWKTVSKAEENFSGRLLGGCIDVIRHLIGTPYGDVQNFRKEYITGEPVVWFLENCELPVADLKRSLTQMKYAGWFDHCNGIIFGRSPANEPVQDYTVEKMYEDLAEELDLPIAYDIDLGHVPPQITFVNGAYAEVRIANGKGTVTQQFI
- a CDS encoding SDR family oxidoreductase codes for the protein MKVLVVGANGQIGRHFVKMLAHSDKHTPKAMIRKEEQVSFFNSLGVETVLTSLEGSVEEITEAMEGCDAVVFAAGSGGKTGADKTLLIDLDGAAKTIEAAERTGTERFLMISAINADKREMWKEDMAHYYVAKHHADNILRASGLVYTIIRPGILTNDSGTGKILAVEDLDSGEISREDVARVLLNSLENEHVFNKTFAVVAGDKEIATALDQL
- a CDS encoding cupin domain-containing protein, which codes for MNAEEWITRLDMTAHPEGGYYKQSFASPEKITTSDHPEERNLYTSIYFLLQSHDISHFHRLKSDELWYFHAGEAVTVHILDANGNYRAEKLGLDIASGERPQVLVEKGSIFGSTVEVKNAFSLMGCMVSPGFDFADFELLVQSDLLERFPEHEKIIKKMAYKKIPGTLSDK
- a CDS encoding TIGR00266 family protein yields the protein MNNHEIDYKLHGDDMQFVEVELDPSETVIAEAGALMMMEDGIDMETIFGDGSQSSGGSGLMGKLMGAGKRIITGESLFMTTFTNNGTGKRHVSFAAPYPGKIIPMDLSTLNGKIICQKDAFLAAAKGVSIGIEFQRKIGAGFFGGEGFIMQKLEGDGLAFVHAGGTIYRKNLQKGEVLRVDTGCLVAMTGDVNYNIEAVPGIKTALFGGEGLFFATLRGPGSVWIQSMPFSRLASRVFAAAPQNPAGRSKGEGSAAGGLFDLLGGR
- a CDS encoding TetR/AcrR family transcriptional regulator, with amino-acid sequence MKADLILKTAVSHFAKEGYEGASLSKIAEEVGIKKPSIYAHYKGKDDLFLSALYYSLDTQKAQIASYFNSMRNDSLESLLFGYFDWFAKESQDNERMKFILRVAYFPPLKLEKEVGQLFNPFFDSMHLHLTRLLRERHRHEKVLYSEDFSNMALAYLTMTEGTMTELVYTSVERYKERLQAVWPIFWRGLTK